A portion of the Corynebacterium jeikeium genome contains these proteins:
- the rplK gene encoding 50S ribosomal protein L11, translated as MAPKKKLSAIIKLQIQAGQANPAPPVGPALGAHGVNIMEFCKAYNAATENQRGNVVPVEISVYEDRSFTFVLKTPPAAKLLLKAAGIQKGSGVPHTNKVGSVTWEQCKEIAELKKPDLNANDIEMGARIIAGTARSMGITVEGAK; from the coding sequence ATGGCTCCGAAGAAGAAGCTTTCTGCGATTATTAAGCTGCAGATTCAGGCTGGTCAGGCTAACCCGGCTCCGCCGGTTGGTCCGGCACTGGGTGCTCATGGTGTCAACATCATGGAGTTCTGCAAGGCTTACAACGCAGCAACTGAGAACCAGCGTGGCAACGTTGTCCCGGTTGAAATTTCTGTCTACGAAGACCGCTCCTTCACCTTCGTTCTGAAGACCCCGCCGGCAGCTAAGCTGCTGCTGAAGGCCGCTGGCATTCAGAAGGGCTCTGGCGTTCCGCACACCAACAAGGTCGGTTCCGTGACCTGGGAGCAGTGCAAGGAAATCGCCGAGCTGAAGAAGCCGGACCTGAACGCTAACGACATCGAGATGGGTGCACGCATCATCGCCGGTACCGCTCGTTCCATGGGCATCACCGTCGAGGGCGCTAAGTAA
- a CDS encoding 50S ribosomal protein L1: MSKNSKAYRAAAEKIDAGRIYSPLEAANLAKETSSKNYDATIDVAIRLGVDPRKADQLVRGTVSLPNGTGKTVRVVVFAAGENATKAEEAGADFVGSEELIEKIQGGWTDFDAAIATPDQMAKVGRVARILGPRGLMPNPKTGTVTPDVAKAVTEIKGGKISFRVDKAANLQAVIGKASFDAEKLAENYGALIDELMRLKPSAAKGKYLKKITVSATNGPGIPVDTSVIKDYTA; encoded by the coding sequence ATGAGCAAGAACTCTAAGGCATACCGCGCCGCCGCCGAGAAGATCGACGCCGGCCGCATCTACTCTCCGCTCGAGGCCGCTAACCTGGCCAAGGAGACCTCCTCCAAGAACTACGACGCCACCATCGACGTCGCTATCCGCCTGGGCGTTGACCCGCGCAAGGCTGACCAGCTGGTTCGCGGCACTGTCTCCCTGCCGAACGGCACCGGTAAGACCGTCCGCGTTGTTGTTTTCGCTGCTGGCGAGAACGCCACCAAGGCTGAAGAGGCCGGCGCTGACTTCGTTGGCTCCGAGGAGCTGATCGAGAAGATTCAGGGCGGCTGGACCGACTTCGACGCTGCCATCGCAACTCCGGACCAGATGGCCAAGGTTGGTCGCGTGGCTCGCATCCTCGGCCCGCGTGGTCTGATGCCGAACCCGAAGACCGGCACCGTTACCCCGGATGTCGCTAAGGCTGTCACCGAGATCAAGGGCGGTAAGATTTCCTTCCGCGTTGACAAGGCTGCAAACCTGCAGGCTGTTATCGGTAAGGCATCCTTCGACGCTGAGAAGCTGGCCGAGAACTACGGTGCGCTTATCGACGAGCTGATGCGCCTCAAGCCGTCCGCTGCTAAGGGTAAGTACCTGAAGAAGATCACCGTCTCCGCCACCAACGGCCCGGGCATCCCGGTTGACACCAGCGTGATCAAGGACTACACCGCCTAA
- a CDS encoding 50S ribosomal protein L10 yields MAANAEKIAAVAALKQDVEESNAIVLTEYRGLSVAEITELRRALGADVKYSVAKNTMIKIAADEAGIEGLDEHLNGPTAVAFIKGEAVDAAKAIKKFAGDNKNLVIKGGYMDGAAMDAAQFEALADMDNRETTLAKLAGAFNGVLANVAGLLDAPTSSVARLAAALEEKK; encoded by the coding sequence ATGGCAGCAAATGCTGAGAAGATTGCAGCTGTTGCAGCGCTGAAGCAGGACGTTGAAGAGTCCAACGCTATCGTGCTGACTGAGTACCGCGGCCTGTCCGTTGCGGAAATCACGGAACTGCGTCGCGCCCTCGGTGCTGATGTTAAGTACTCCGTCGCCAAGAACACCATGATCAAGATCGCTGCCGACGAGGCAGGGATTGAGGGTCTTGATGAGCACCTGAACGGCCCGACTGCAGTCGCCTTCATCAAGGGCGAGGCTGTGGATGCGGCTAAGGCGATTAAGAAGTTCGCCGGTGACAACAAGAACCTCGTGATCAAGGGCGGCTACATGGACGGTGCTGCAATGGATGCAGCACAGTTTGAGGCTCTTGCGGATATGGATAACCGTGAGACCACGCTGGCAAAGCTGGCTGGTGCCTTCAACGGCGTTCTGGCGAACGTCGCTGGCCTGCTCGACGCTCCGACCTCCTCGGTTGCCCGCCTTGCTGCGGCACTCGAGGAAAAGAAGTAA
- a CDS encoding 50S ribosomal protein L7/L12, which translates to MAKYTTEELLEAFKEMTLVELTEFKKAFEEEFDVTAAAPVAVAAAGAAGGEAAAEEKDEFDVVLEDAGAKKIGVIKAVREIVSGLGLKEAKEMVESAPKAILEGASKDDAEAAKAKLEEAGAKVALK; encoded by the coding sequence ATGGCTAAGTACACCACTGAGGAACTGCTCGAGGCTTTCAAGGAAATGACCCTCGTTGAGCTCACCGAGTTCAAGAAGGCTTTCGAGGAAGAGTTCGACGTCACCGCTGCTGCTCCGGTTGCAGTTGCTGCTGCAGGCGCTGCTGGCGGCGAGGCTGCTGCTGAGGAGAAGGACGAGTTCGACGTCGTCCTCGAGGACGCTGGCGCTAAGAAGATCGGCGTTATTAAGGCTGTCCGTGAGATCGTCTCCGGCCTGGGCCTGAAGGAGGCTAAGGAGATGGTTGAGTCCGCTCCGAAGGCTATCCTGGAGGGTGCTTCCAAGGACGACGCTGAGGCTGCTAAGGCTAAGCTGGAAGAGGCTGGCGCAAAGGTTGCCCTCAAGTAA
- a CDS encoding DUF3068 domain-containing protein yields MLSRPRILSILLLGLGTALLAAGILLPKVLNVDPKMPLDLPPVSYTLRAEDGVSTRINEEGKREEVHSPLQRQLHGVLIEPADADKVSLRVGVTEMRELPPEVIGTDPLTELIEANIWTVTIDRLTGEALAPATLVDRMAGVPRSVAFEGNWVKLPADTEEKEYLIFDDLLHDSLPAKFVGEEERGGNRVLHFRQDIEKTNLAQKYRSYVSQLTQDDKSGFLQYQGTRDLWVEPKSGSVIDMAEDIHLWWETRDGEPIMDYLRFNGKMDEGLSNQLLFGAIQNFQRPALEPWSIGLIASGSILVFIAIVGIVRPSTRRKTE; encoded by the coding sequence ATGCTCTCACGGCCGAGAATTCTGTCTATCCTTCTGTTGGGTCTAGGCACCGCACTGCTTGCTGCTGGCATTTTGCTGCCCAAAGTGCTCAATGTTGATCCCAAAATGCCGCTTGACCTGCCGCCGGTGTCGTATACCCTGCGGGCGGAAGACGGCGTATCCACCAGGATTAACGAAGAGGGCAAGCGGGAAGAAGTGCACTCGCCGCTGCAGCGACAGCTTCACGGCGTGCTCATCGAACCCGCGGATGCGGACAAGGTTTCGCTCCGTGTCGGCGTGACTGAAATGCGTGAGCTTCCCCCTGAGGTTATCGGCACCGACCCGCTGACGGAGCTTATCGAGGCCAATATCTGGACGGTGACCATCGACCGACTCACCGGCGAGGCGCTGGCTCCTGCGACGCTTGTCGACCGCATGGCGGGCGTTCCACGGTCAGTGGCTTTCGAGGGGAACTGGGTGAAGCTCCCGGCCGACACGGAGGAAAAGGAATACCTGATCTTTGATGATCTCCTCCACGATTCCTTGCCGGCAAAGTTTGTCGGGGAAGAGGAGCGCGGTGGTAACCGTGTCCTGCATTTCCGTCAGGACATTGAGAAGACGAATCTCGCCCAGAAGTACCGTTCTTACGTCTCTCAGCTAACCCAGGATGACAAGTCCGGCTTCCTCCAGTACCAGGGCACCCGTGATTTGTGGGTTGAGCCCAAGTCTGGCTCGGTCATCGATATGGCCGAGGACATCCACCTTTGGTGGGAGACCCGCGATGGCGAGCCGATCATGGACTACCTGCGCTTCAACGGCAAGATGGACGAAGGCCTTTCCAATCAGCTTCTCTTTGGCGCAATACAGAATTTCCAGCGCCCAGCTCTAGAGCCGTGGTCAATCGGCCTCATTGCGTCCGGTTCGATTCTGGTATTCATCGCAATCGTGGGTATCGTGCGTCCTTCGACCCGTCGTAAAACAGAGTAA